Proteins found in one Bacillus subtilis subsp. subtilis str. 168 genomic segment:
- the ypqA gene encoding putative chaperone (Evidence 3: Putative function from multiple computational evidences; Product type f: factor): MEFHDDKKNELQKKEEIITEAIDTLFQSSAFGNLINGFQNLINSSLKDVQTTIHVRERDTGLYIDITIPATFRDGEIVVDVKSRYLHVTLQEKQKHQNEATFTSMTRTVQLPYEVRQEDMETSWNEQTMTLFFPKNKHE, from the coding sequence TTGGAATTCCATGATGACAAAAAGAACGAACTGCAAAAGAAAGAAGAAATCATAACGGAGGCAATCGACACTCTTTTTCAATCCTCAGCGTTCGGCAACCTTATAAACGGATTTCAGAACCTAATCAACTCGAGTTTAAAGGATGTGCAGACGACCATACATGTCAGAGAAAGAGATACTGGGCTGTATATCGATATTACCATTCCGGCGACGTTTCGAGATGGCGAGATCGTCGTTGATGTTAAATCGAGGTATCTCCATGTAACACTCCAAGAAAAACAGAAACACCAAAATGAGGCTACCTTTACAAGCATGACAAGAACGGTTCAGCTGCCTTATGAAGTTCGCCAAGAAGATATGGAAACGTCTTGGAACGAGCAGACAATGACACTTTTCTTTCCAAAAAATAAGCATGAATGA
- the ypqE gene encoding putative phosphotransferase system enzyme IIA component (Evidence 3: Putative function from multiple computational evidences; PubMedId: 10627040, 28731580; Product type e: enzyme), with amino-acid sequence MLKKLFGMGKIQEKVTEEVIYSPADGTVMDLSDVPDPVFSQKMMGEGIAVEPSSGEIVSPAEGEVIQIFHTKHAVGIRTRSGIELLIHVGLETVNMNGEGFTAHIKEGDKVKVGDPLITCDLELIKEKASSTVIPIVIMNGEAVGSMVSAGEKAARKGESKLFTIKAK; translated from the coding sequence TTGCTGAAAAAATTATTCGGAATGGGCAAAATTCAGGAAAAGGTGACAGAAGAGGTTATTTATTCTCCGGCAGACGGTACAGTAATGGACCTGTCAGATGTACCGGACCCTGTTTTTTCACAGAAAATGATGGGAGAAGGAATAGCGGTGGAACCTTCTAGCGGTGAAATCGTTTCTCCCGCTGAAGGTGAAGTCATTCAGATTTTCCACACCAAACACGCCGTTGGCATTCGGACTCGCTCGGGAATTGAGCTGTTAATTCATGTCGGGCTGGAGACAGTCAATATGAACGGAGAAGGATTTACTGCCCACATTAAAGAAGGGGATAAAGTGAAGGTCGGTGACCCGCTGATTACATGTGATTTGGAATTAATAAAAGAAAAAGCGAGCAGCACAGTCATCCCAATCGTTATAATGAATGGTGAGGCTGTAGGATCAATGGTATCGGCAGGCGAAAAGGCTGCTCGTAAAGGCGAATCAAAGCTCTTTACAATAAAAGCGAAATAA
- the yppG gene encoding putative spore coat protein; methionine-glutamine-rich protein (Evidence 3: Putative function from multiple computational evidences; PubMedId: 22882546; Product type s: structure) produces MNGSSRSYPRQMGYYYPQHMQGYYQQAAPGYLEQQLPQQHYGQQDYYQPYAPIQPMPMQPPVFSNPYPIPRPNQQQPSQFQSIMSQFKKANGQFDFNKMMDTTGQVMSAMNQVGSLIKGFTSFFK; encoded by the coding sequence ATGAACGGGAGCTCTCGAAGCTATCCTCGGCAAATGGGCTATTATTATCCTCAGCATATGCAAGGATATTATCAGCAGGCTGCACCCGGTTATTTAGAGCAACAACTGCCTCAGCAGCATTATGGACAGCAGGATTATTATCAGCCTTATGCTCCGATCCAGCCTATGCCTATGCAGCCGCCTGTATTTTCTAACCCTTATCCTATCCCAAGGCCTAATCAACAGCAGCCTTCACAATTTCAAAGCATTATGTCGCAGTTCAAAAAAGCCAATGGGCAATTTGATTTTAATAAAATGATGGATACGACAGGTCAAGTAATGAGTGCAATGAATCAGGTCGGATCTTTAATAAAGGGATTTACCAGCTTTTTTAAATGA
- the ponA gene encoding peptidoglycan glycosyltransferase (penicillin-binding proteins 1A and 1B) (Evidence 1a: Function from experimental evidences in the studied strain; PubMedId: 10322023, 10692371, 12562814, 15262952, 18266856, 25355936, 27852437; Product type e: enzyme), with product MSDQFNSREARRKANSKSSPSPKKGKKRKKGGLFKKTLFTLLILFVLGVVGGAVTFAVMVSDAPSLDESKLKTPYSSTIYDKNGKEIAEVGAEKRTYVSIDEIPDVVKEAFIATEDARFYEHHGIDPVRIGGALVANFKDGFGAEGGSTITQQVVKNSLLSHQKTLKRKVQEVWLSIQLERNYSKDEILEMYLNRIYFSPRAYGIGKAAEEFFGVTDLSKLTVEQAATLAGMPQSPTAYNPVKNPDKAEKRRNIVLSLMKKQGFISDSQYNKAKKVAVKDEGVVSQKEYEKASTNKYSAFVEEVMKEIDEKSDVDPSADGLKIYTTLDTKAQDKLDELMDGDTVGFTEGMQGGVTLLDTKNGEVRAIGAGRNQPVGGFNYATQTKAQPGSTIKPILDYGPVIENKKWSTYEQIDDSAYTYSNGKPIRDWDRKYLGPISMRYALAQSRNIPALKAFQAVGKDTAVDFANGLGLGLTKDNVTEAYSIGGFGGNDGVSPLTMAGAYSAFGNNGTYNEPHFVKSIEFNDGTKLDLTPKSKSAMSDYTAFMITDMLKTAVKTGTGQLAQVPGVEVAGKTGTTNFDDNEVKRYNIASGGARDSWFVGYTPQYTAAVWTGMGENEAGKKSLSAEEQKVAKRIFAQLIADVDDGSGSFEKPDSVVEATVEKGSNPAKLAGPNTPSDKKLTEYFVKGTAPSTVSKTYEKEEKEETAKLSGLNVKYDKDNQSLTLSWNYDGDATFAVKQSVDGGSYSEIQNSSAKEAVISGVQPGSVYKFEVTAVSDDGKSTASTSYEVPKAEDDEDKKDQQQTDDEKQDDEKTQDDTQTDDSQKDDGQTDQDQTDDSTNDQDKKQDNTNTNPSDNNNQDQSNDNDNDNSNNQDTSDGDSNSGKNDSTGSDTNKNKTDTSNKTQTNSSSIEKTN from the coding sequence ATGTCAGATCAATTTAACAGCCGTGAAGCTCGACGAAAAGCGAACAGCAAATCGAGTCCTTCACCGAAAAAAGGCAAGAAACGAAAAAAGGGCGGATTGTTTAAAAAGACCCTTTTCACTTTACTCATTCTGTTTGTTTTAGGCGTAGTCGGCGGTGCTGTTACATTTGCCGTCATGGTTTCTGATGCGCCGTCCCTTGATGAAAGCAAATTGAAGACGCCTTATTCATCAACGATTTATGATAAAAATGGAAAAGAGATCGCCGAAGTCGGCGCCGAAAAACGGACCTACGTCTCGATAGATGAAATTCCCGATGTTGTAAAAGAAGCCTTTATCGCGACAGAAGACGCTCGTTTTTATGAGCACCACGGGATTGACCCTGTCCGTATCGGCGGTGCATTAGTTGCCAACTTTAAAGACGGCTTCGGGGCTGAAGGCGGAAGTACGATCACCCAGCAGGTCGTCAAAAACTCCCTTCTTTCACATCAGAAGACGTTGAAACGGAAGGTGCAGGAAGTATGGCTTTCGATTCAGCTGGAGCGCAATTACTCTAAAGATGAAATTTTAGAAATGTATTTAAACCGGATTTATTTTTCTCCTAGAGCATACGGAATCGGAAAAGCGGCGGAAGAATTTTTCGGCGTTACTGATTTAAGCAAATTGACTGTCGAACAGGCTGCGACGCTTGCAGGAATGCCGCAGAGCCCAACAGCGTACAACCCGGTCAAAAACCCGGATAAAGCGGAAAAACGACGGAACATCGTACTCAGTCTGATGAAAAAGCAAGGATTTATTTCTGATTCTCAATATAACAAAGCGAAAAAAGTGGCAGTGAAAGACGAAGGCGTCGTGTCACAGAAGGAATATGAAAAAGCAAGTACAAACAAATACAGCGCATTTGTTGAAGAGGTTATGAAGGAAATTGATGAAAAATCTGATGTCGATCCATCTGCTGACGGATTAAAGATCTATACGACATTAGATACAAAAGCACAAGATAAACTAGATGAATTAATGGACGGAGACACCGTCGGATTTACTGAAGGCATGCAGGGCGGTGTGACGCTTCTCGATACCAAAAACGGAGAAGTCCGAGCGATTGGTGCGGGACGCAATCAGCCTGTCGGAGGCTTTAACTATGCTACTCAAACTAAGGCACAGCCTGGTTCGACCATAAAACCGATTTTGGACTACGGACCAGTTATTGAAAATAAGAAATGGTCCACATACGAACAAATTGATGACTCAGCTTATACGTATTCTAACGGAAAACCGATTCGTGATTGGGACCGCAAATATCTAGGGCCTATCTCAATGCGTTACGCTCTGGCCCAATCAAGAAATATACCTGCTTTAAAAGCATTCCAGGCAGTCGGTAAAGATACTGCTGTAGACTTTGCAAATGGACTCGGGCTTGGTTTAACAAAAGATAATGTAACAGAGGCCTATTCTATTGGCGGTTTCGGTGGGAACGATGGTGTTTCTCCTCTGACAATGGCAGGTGCATACAGCGCGTTTGGAAATAACGGAACGTATAATGAACCGCATTTTGTAAAATCTATCGAATTTAACGATGGCACGAAGCTTGACTTAACACCAAAATCAAAATCAGCCATGAGTGATTATACTGCGTTTATGATTACAGATATGCTGAAAACAGCTGTGAAGACAGGTACTGGACAGCTTGCACAAGTACCTGGTGTAGAAGTTGCAGGAAAAACAGGAACGACTAACTTTGATGATAATGAAGTCAAAAGGTACAATATCGCTAGCGGTGGCGCCCGAGATTCTTGGTTCGTTGGCTACACACCGCAATATACAGCTGCCGTCTGGACGGGAATGGGAGAAAACGAGGCTGGAAAGAAATCACTTTCAGCTGAAGAGCAAAAAGTTGCAAAGCGCATCTTCGCCCAGCTCATCGCCGATGTCGATGACGGAAGCGGATCATTTGAGAAGCCTGACAGCGTAGTGGAAGCCACCGTAGAAAAAGGTTCTAATCCGGCAAAACTGGCAGGGCCAAATACGCCAAGCGATAAGAAGCTCACAGAGTACTTTGTTAAAGGCACAGCTCCTTCTACTGTTTCTAAAACATATGAGAAAGAAGAAAAAGAGGAAACAGCTAAACTGTCTGGTTTAAACGTGAAATACGATAAAGACAATCAATCTTTAACGTTAAGCTGGAATTACGACGGAGATGCGACCTTTGCTGTTAAGCAATCTGTTGACGGCGGCAGCTACTCGGAAATTCAAAACAGCTCTGCAAAAGAGGCAGTTATTTCGGGTGTGCAGCCAGGATCTGTATACAAATTCGAAGTAACAGCCGTCAGTGATGATGGCAAAAGTACAGCTTCCACATCTTATGAGGTGCCAAAAGCTGAAGACGATGAAGATAAAAAAGACCAGCAACAAACGGATGATGAAAAACAAGATGATGAGAAGACTCAGGATGATACACAAACTGATGATTCTCAAAAAGATGACGGTCAGACGGATCAAGATCAGACAGATGATTCAACAAACGATCAAGACAAAAAACAAGACAATACGAACACCAATCCGTCCGACAACAATAACCAAGACCAATCAAACGATAATGATAACGACAACAGTAACAACCAGGATACGTCGGATGGTGATTCGAACTCTGGTAAGAATGATTCAACAGGTTCTGACACGAATAAAAATAAAACAGACACATCTAATAAAACACAAACAAACTCATCATCCATTGAAAAAACAAATTAA
- the sspM gene encoding small acid-soluble spore protein (Evidence 1a: Function from experimental evidences in the studied strain; PubMedId: 10806362; Product type cp: cell process), giving the protein MKTRPKKAGQQKKTESKAIDSLDKKLGGPNRPST; this is encoded by the coding sequence ATGAAAACAAGACCGAAAAAAGCCGGCCAGCAAAAAAAGACTGAATCAAAGGCAATCGATTCTTTAGATAAAAAATTAGGCGGCCCGAACCGCCCTTCTACGTAA
- the yppD gene encoding putative sporulation protein (Evidence 3: Putative function from multiple computational evidences; PubMedId: 15687200; Product type f: factor), with the protein MSGYVCKTDILRMLSDIEDELTRAEQSLNHSVNALEAEMRETENDRLSVLEEEIIDLHICINELYQSPEHRYAFEKVYRIG; encoded by the coding sequence ATGTCCGGTTATGTATGCAAGACAGATATTCTCCGTATGCTTTCTGATATAGAAGATGAATTAACGCGAGCTGAGCAAAGCCTGAATCATTCTGTAAATGCATTAGAGGCTGAGATGCGGGAAACGGAGAACGATCGCCTAAGTGTGCTCGAAGAAGAAATCATAGATCTTCATATTTGTATAAATGAGCTGTATCAATCGCCTGAACACAGGTATGCGTTTGAGAAGGTATACCGCATCGGCTGA
- the yppC gene encoding hypothetical protein (Evidence 4: Unknown function but conserved in other organisms): MNVQEQQAIRKLLSRIERQTKMKNADNISRTNAYKAFYDRHPEIKWSLLASFVSRNAGWSMTDLKGSLFQLGLRERQQKWFFLAYERANWLIFSDAYPQLLLYHWSKRVGKPLFHLLHVFGVSQFMSEEWTRFWHERNTERLMYALIINEQNTIQTPIIQNPSFKKNVFDTIPFYLSDWFHFNTVIFPSSNGFFYGISVKRFSKAEERIRLGKQLSQLLFKPELFSSFYHFLHTVPHTGSRFDMEKMIGITKRTSPMLRTCYPELIHSLDGTKTDWFHGKIKKTFFRREELPKQIELTDWYLHKKRQLHALFAVEQWLKK, from the coding sequence ATGAACGTGCAAGAACAACAGGCCATCAGAAAGCTTCTGAGCCGGATTGAGCGGCAGACAAAAATGAAAAACGCGGATAACATTTCAAGAACAAATGCTTATAAAGCATTTTACGACCGTCATCCGGAAATCAAATGGTCGCTTTTGGCTTCTTTCGTTTCTCGTAATGCCGGCTGGTCAATGACTGACTTAAAAGGCAGTCTGTTTCAGCTTGGACTCCGTGAGAGACAGCAAAAATGGTTCTTTTTAGCCTATGAAAGAGCGAACTGGCTTATTTTTTCGGATGCCTATCCGCAGCTTCTTTTATACCACTGGTCAAAAAGAGTTGGGAAACCGCTGTTTCATCTGCTGCATGTGTTTGGCGTCTCACAATTTATGTCGGAAGAATGGACCCGTTTTTGGCATGAGCGAAATACGGAGCGGCTAATGTATGCCCTCATTATAAATGAACAAAACACTATCCAAACACCTATTATACAAAATCCTTCGTTTAAAAAGAATGTTTTTGACACGATTCCTTTTTATTTAAGTGACTGGTTTCATTTTAACACCGTTATTTTTCCTTCCTCAAATGGGTTTTTTTACGGCATTTCAGTGAAACGCTTTTCAAAGGCGGAGGAAAGGATAAGGCTGGGAAAGCAGCTGTCTCAATTGCTGTTCAAGCCAGAATTGTTCTCCTCTTTTTATCACTTTTTGCACACAGTGCCGCACACAGGTTCCCGTTTTGATATGGAAAAGATGATCGGGATTACAAAAAGAACATCTCCTATGCTAAGGACATGCTACCCTGAGTTAATCCACTCATTAGACGGAACGAAAACAGATTGGTTTCATGGAAAGATAAAGAAAACGTTCTTTAGGCGCGAGGAATTGCCGAAGCAGATTGAATTGACAGACTGGTATTTACATAAAAAGCGCCAGCTTCATGCGCTTTTTGCGGTGGAGCAGTGGCTGAAAAAATAA
- the ypoC gene encoding hypothetical protein (Evidence 4: Unknown function but conserved in other organisms), whose amino-acid sequence MTQAKEVLASYEQYLRSLGQKSSSDMKKTLQTNPVYFDFCTELQGDLPWEDSGKYVPLLFEVWDDIKASLLPVFQTRKSRCDQNEMLKGIVCLLASLHWTAGEPVKSLDWQELREKSYPAKPINWAERVEFILLKPTQYHCFIQLDELITEMKKHFYKYHAMNR is encoded by the coding sequence ATGACGCAAGCAAAAGAAGTGTTGGCTTCCTATGAGCAATACTTGCGCAGTCTTGGCCAGAAGAGTTCCTCGGATATGAAGAAAACCTTGCAGACCAATCCCGTGTATTTTGATTTCTGCACGGAATTACAAGGCGATTTGCCATGGGAGGACAGCGGGAAATACGTTCCGCTTTTATTTGAAGTGTGGGATGACATCAAAGCATCACTTCTCCCAGTCTTTCAAACACGAAAATCGAGATGTGACCAAAACGAAATGTTAAAGGGCATTGTGTGTTTGCTGGCTTCGTTACATTGGACAGCAGGTGAGCCGGTGAAATCGCTCGATTGGCAAGAACTGAGGGAGAAATCATATCCCGCAAAGCCGATTAATTGGGCTGAACGAGTGGAATTTATTCTTCTTAAGCCGACCCAATACCATTGCTTTATTCAGCTTGATGAGCTGATTACCGAAATGAAAAAGCATTTTTATAAATATCATGCGATGAATCGATAA
- the recU gene encoding Holliday junction resolvase (Evidence 1a: Function from experimental evidences in the studied strain; PubMedId: 14701911, 15317759, 16020779, 16024744, 19433509, 19542287, 20735784, 21600217, 27903910; Product type e: enzyme): protein MIRYPNGKTFQPKHSVSSQNSQKRAPSYSNRGMTLEDDLNETNKYYLTNQIAVIHKKPTPVQIVNVHYPKRSAAVIKEAYFKQSSTTDYNGIYKGRYIDFEAKETKNKTSFPLQNFHDHQIEHMKQVKAQDGICFVIISAFDQVYFLEADKLFYFWDRKEKNGRKSIRKDELEETAYPISLGYAPRIDYISIIEQLYFSPSSGAKG, encoded by the coding sequence GTGATTCGGTATCCTAATGGAAAAACATTTCAGCCGAAACATTCGGTTTCATCCCAAAACAGTCAGAAAAGGGCCCCGTCTTACAGTAATCGCGGAATGACCCTCGAAGATGACTTAAACGAAACGAATAAGTATTATCTGACAAACCAAATTGCCGTTATACACAAAAAGCCGACACCTGTTCAAATTGTAAATGTCCATTATCCAAAAAGAAGTGCCGCAGTGATTAAAGAAGCTTACTTTAAACAATCATCGACAACAGACTACAATGGGATTTACAAAGGGCGGTATATTGATTTTGAGGCGAAAGAAACGAAAAACAAGACCTCTTTCCCCCTGCAGAATTTTCATGACCATCAAATCGAGCATATGAAGCAGGTAAAGGCTCAAGACGGTATTTGTTTTGTTATTATATCCGCTTTCGACCAGGTTTATTTTTTGGAAGCCGATAAGCTGTTTTATTTCTGGGACAGAAAAGAAAAAAACGGCAGAAAATCAATTCGAAAAGATGAGTTGGAAGAAACAGCTTATCCGATTTCTCTTGGATACGCACCCAGAATTGATTATATTAGTATTATTGAACAGCTTTATTTTTCGCCATCATCTGGTGCGAAAGGTTGA
- the yprA gene encoding putative ATP-dependent RNA helicase (Evidence 3: Putative function from multiple computational evidences; PubMedId: 16267290; Product type e: enzyme) — protein MKKKSLTELISDLKGNENVVNWHEIEPREAKTRPMPESIDERIKAALSKRGIDELYTHQYSAFQYVQKGESIVTVTPTASGKTLCYNLPVLQSIAQDETNRALYLFPTKALAQDQKSELNEIIDEMGIDIKSFTYDGDTSPAIRQKVRKAGHIVITNPDMLHSAILPHHTKWVSLFENLKYIVIDELHTYRGVFGSHVANVIRRLKRICRFYGSDPVFICTSATIANPKELGEQLTGKPMRLVDDNGAPSGRKHFVFYNPPIVNKPLNIRRSATAEVNELAKEFLKNKVQTIVFARSRVRVEIILSHIQELVKKEIGTKSIRGYRGGYLPKERREIERGLREGDILGVVSTNALELGVDIGQLQVCVMTGYPGSVASAWQQAGRAGRRHGESLIIMVANSTPIDQYIVRHPEYFFNRSPESARINPENLIILVDHLKCAAYELPFRADEEFGAMEVSDILEYLQEEAVLHRNGERYHWASESFPASNISLRSASQENVVIVDQSDIANVRIIGEMDRFSAMTLLHDEAIYLHEGVQYQVEKLDWDHKKAYVRKVDVEYYTDANLAVQLKVLEIDKTKEKSRTSLHYGDVTVNALPTIFKKIKMTTFENIGSGPIHLPEEELHTSAAWLEIKTADEDIGEKTLEQLLLGISNVLQHIVPVYIMCDRNDVHVVSQIKAAHTGLPTIFLYDHYPGGIGLAEEVFKRFSDINEAAKQLITHCPCHDGCPSCIGTEIEGIKAKERILQLLDQMS, from the coding sequence ATGAAAAAGAAATCACTGACTGAACTCATTTCTGATTTAAAAGGAAATGAAAACGTTGTGAATTGGCATGAAATTGAGCCTCGGGAAGCAAAAACAAGGCCTATGCCCGAAAGTATAGACGAGAGAATCAAAGCGGCCCTTTCGAAAAGGGGCATTGATGAACTATATACTCACCAATATTCCGCTTTTCAATATGTGCAAAAAGGAGAGAGCATCGTTACCGTAACGCCAACAGCATCAGGAAAAACGTTATGCTACAACCTCCCAGTCCTGCAGTCCATCGCCCAAGATGAAACAAACCGGGCGTTATATTTATTTCCGACTAAAGCGCTGGCACAAGACCAAAAGAGCGAGCTAAATGAAATTATTGATGAAATGGGCATTGATATTAAAAGCTTTACATATGACGGGGATACGTCTCCGGCAATCAGACAAAAGGTGAGAAAAGCAGGTCATATTGTCATTACAAACCCCGATATGCTGCATTCTGCCATTCTACCGCATCATACGAAATGGGTCAGTTTGTTTGAAAACCTTAAGTATATCGTCATCGATGAGCTTCATACGTATCGAGGTGTGTTCGGCAGCCATGTGGCAAATGTGATCCGGCGGCTGAAGCGGATCTGCCGGTTTTATGGAAGTGATCCAGTTTTTATTTGTACTTCCGCAACGATTGCCAACCCAAAGGAATTGGGAGAGCAGCTGACAGGCAAACCGATGCGGCTGGTCGATGACAACGGCGCACCGAGCGGACGCAAGCATTTTGTGTTTTACAATCCGCCAATTGTGAACAAACCGCTGAATATTAGAAGGAGCGCAACCGCAGAAGTGAATGAACTGGCGAAAGAGTTCCTTAAAAACAAAGTGCAGACCATTGTTTTTGCCAGAAGCAGAGTTCGGGTGGAAATTATTTTAAGCCATATTCAGGAGCTTGTGAAAAAAGAGATTGGAACAAAATCAATCAGAGGCTATCGGGGAGGCTATCTGCCGAAAGAGCGAAGAGAAATCGAAAGAGGACTGAGAGAAGGCGACATTTTAGGAGTGGTCAGTACGAATGCCTTAGAGCTTGGTGTTGATATCGGCCAGCTGCAAGTGTGTGTAATGACGGGGTATCCCGGAAGTGTTGCAAGTGCTTGGCAGCAGGCGGGACGAGCCGGCAGAAGACACGGTGAATCTTTGATTATCATGGTAGCCAATTCAACACCGATTGACCAATATATTGTGCGGCATCCTGAATATTTCTTTAATCGTTCGCCGGAATCTGCAAGAATCAATCCGGAGAATTTGATTATTTTAGTAGACCACTTAAAGTGTGCGGCTTATGAGCTTCCTTTTAGAGCTGATGAAGAATTTGGAGCCATGGAAGTCAGTGATATTCTTGAGTATCTTCAGGAAGAGGCTGTTCTTCACCGCAACGGCGAACGGTACCATTGGGCAAGTGAGTCGTTCCCTGCGTCAAACATCAGTTTGCGTTCCGCCTCCCAGGAAAATGTCGTTATAGTTGATCAGTCGGATATTGCAAATGTAAGGATTATCGGTGAAATGGACCGTTTTAGTGCGATGACGCTTTTGCATGATGAAGCGATTTATTTGCATGAAGGCGTTCAGTATCAAGTTGAGAAGCTCGATTGGGACCATAAAAAGGCGTATGTCAGAAAAGTCGATGTCGAATATTATACGGATGCAAACCTGGCAGTTCAGCTGAAGGTATTAGAAATCGATAAAACGAAAGAAAAAAGCCGTACGTCATTGCACTACGGAGACGTCACTGTCAATGCCCTGCCGACCATTTTTAAAAAAATAAAAATGACCACTTTTGAAAATATTGGGTCTGGACCTATTCATTTGCCGGAAGAAGAACTGCATACAAGTGCAGCTTGGCTCGAAATCAAAACAGCGGATGAAGACATCGGGGAAAAGACACTGGAACAGCTGCTTCTTGGCATCTCGAATGTGCTGCAGCATATTGTCCCTGTGTATATCATGTGTGATCGAAATGATGTTCATGTTGTTTCTCAAATTAAAGCAGCCCATACCGGATTGCCAACCATATTTTTATATGATCATTATCCGGGCGGTATCGGTTTGGCGGAGGAAGTCTTTAAACGTTTTTCAGACATTAATGAAGCGGCGAAACAACTGATTACACATTGTCCTTGTCATGACGGCTGTCCGTCTTGTATAGGTACGGAAATAGAAGGGATAAAAGCAAAGGAAAGAATTTTGCAGCTGTTGGATCAAATGTCGTAA
- the yppF gene encoding putative sporulation protein (Evidence 3: Putative function from multiple computational evidences; PubMedId: 22720735, 22882546; Product type f: factor) — translation MNVSYLSKRFAEMKKYETDCMNKLMDFAKFLYIQGHLSITEFRNSMKVLEANGAESPAYEMN, via the coding sequence ATGAACGTATCATACTTAAGCAAACGTTTTGCAGAAATGAAGAAATATGAAACAGACTGTATGAATAAACTGATGGACTTTGCCAAGTTCCTCTATATTCAAGGACATCTCAGCATAACTGAGTTTCGTAACAGTATGAAGGTTCTCGAAGCAAATGGAGCAGAAAGCCCGGCATATGAGATGAATTAA
- the yppE gene encoding hypothetical protein (Evidence 4: Unknown function but conserved in other organisms) encodes MLSQTLLEMTEQMIEVAEKGADRYQEGKNSNHSYDFFETIKPAVEENDELAARWAEGALELIKVRRPKYVHKEQIEAVKDNFLELVLQSYVHHIHKKRFKDITESVLYTLHAVKDEIAREDSR; translated from the coding sequence TTGCTATCACAAACTTTGCTGGAAATGACCGAGCAAATGATTGAAGTTGCTGAAAAAGGCGCTGATCGGTATCAGGAAGGAAAAAACAGTAATCATTCTTATGATTTTTTTGAGACGATAAAGCCTGCAGTTGAAGAGAATGATGAACTGGCTGCTCGCTGGGCAGAGGGTGCTCTTGAATTGATAAAAGTCCGCCGGCCAAAATATGTGCATAAAGAGCAAATTGAGGCCGTAAAGGATAATTTCCTGGAATTGGTCCTTCAATCTTATGTTCATCATATTCATAAAAAACGATTCAAGGACATCACTGAGTCAGTCCTTTATACATTGCACGCAGTAAAGGATGAAATTGCAAGAGAAGACAGCCGGTAA